A region of Paenimyroides aestuarii DNA encodes the following proteins:
- a CDS encoding lipocalin-like domain-containing protein: MSFAAMALLLGLSSCNKDDEATPSNANSIVGKWEWSKETIYNDGNPILVDYEHTEECGRDYMVFEASGNLTEVYYEIPPNSGCEEYDSMASYTISGNTLTITDDLETYSANYSISNNQLTIVSEGTDGIEYTSILVRK; this comes from the coding sequence ATGTCGTTTGCCGCAATGGCACTTTTACTTGGGCTTTCTTCTTGTAACAAAGATGATGAAGCAACCCCTTCAAACGCCAATTCTATTGTAGGAAAATGGGAATGGTCTAAAGAAACTATTTACAATGACGGTAATCCTATTTTAGTTGATTACGAGCATACTGAAGAATGTGGTAGAGATTATATGGTTTTTGAGGCAAGCGGTAATTTAACCGAGGTTTACTATGAAATACCTCCTAATTCGGGCTGTGAAGAGTACGACTCAATGGCGAGTTATACAATTTCAGGAAATACTCTTACAATTACTGATGATTTAGAAACCTATTCAGCAAATTATTCTATTTCTAACAATCAGTTAACAATTGTTAGTGAAGGTACTGATGGCATCGAATATACTAGTATTTTAGTAAGAAAATAA
- the hutH gene encoding histidine ammonia-lyase, producing MSATYYISNNTLSLEELHLIISQNQKLALSEEAIANINKCREYLDHKMQTETNPIYGINTGFGSLYSVKISSEDLTTLQENLMKSHACGTGDEVPHEIVKIMLLLKIKSLSYGNSGVQLVTVERLIDFYNNDILPVVYTQGSLGASGDLSPLAHLCLPLIGEGEVFVDGKRIAAKQMLAEKGWETITLKSKEGLALLNGTQFMSAYGAYILIKTEKLTQLADVIGAVSLEGFDGRIDPFNNLIHIVRPHKGQVNTANYMRSILEGSELINQPKKHVQDPYSFRCIPQVHGASKDAIEYVERVFKTEINSVTDNPNIFVEEDVIVSGGNFHGQPLALALDFLGIALSELGSISERRTYQLISGLRNLPPFLVNNPGLNSGFMIPQYTAASIVSQNKQLATPASIDSIVSSNGQEDHVSMGANAATKTLKIVENLERILAIELFNATQALEFRRPRKSSDFIENFVSEYRKVVPTVQNDRILHYDIQKSIQFLNNYNFN from the coding sequence ATGTCTGCAACATATTATATCAGCAACAACACATTAAGTTTAGAAGAATTACACTTAATTATTAGTCAAAATCAAAAGTTGGCTTTATCCGAAGAAGCAATAGCCAATATTAATAAATGCCGCGAATATTTAGACCATAAAATGCAAACCGAAACCAACCCCATTTACGGTATCAATACGGGTTTTGGATCATTGTACAGCGTTAAAATATCTTCGGAAGATTTAACTACACTACAAGAAAATTTAATGAAATCGCACGCTTGCGGAACCGGAGACGAAGTGCCTCACGAAATTGTAAAAATCATGCTTTTGCTTAAAATTAAGTCGTTAAGTTATGGTAATTCGGGCGTTCAATTGGTTACGGTGGAACGTTTGATCGATTTTTATAATAATGATATTTTACCAGTTGTTTATACACAAGGTTCATTGGGTGCATCGGGCGATTTGTCTCCGTTGGCGCATTTGTGTTTGCCTTTAATTGGCGAAGGAGAGGTTTTTGTTGATGGCAAACGCATTGCTGCAAAACAAATGCTTGCTGAAAAAGGCTGGGAAACGATTACTTTGAAATCGAAAGAAGGTTTAGCATTGCTAAACGGTACGCAGTTTATGAGTGCCTATGGAGCTTATATTTTGATAAAAACCGAAAAACTCACTCAATTGGCGGATGTGATTGGAGCCGTTTCTTTAGAAGGTTTTGATGGAAGAATCGATCCTTTTAACAATTTAATTCATATTGTTCGCCCACACAAAGGTCAGGTGAATACGGCCAATTATATGCGTTCGATTTTAGAAGGAAGCGAATTGATTAATCAACCAAAAAAACACGTTCAAGACCCGTATTCGTTCCGTTGTATTCCTCAGGTACACGGTGCTTCGAAAGATGCCATTGAATATGTAGAAAGAGTTTTTAAAACCGAAATCAATTCCGTAACCGATAATCCAAATATTTTTGTAGAGGAAGATGTAATTGTTTCGGGCGGAAATTTCCACGGACAACCATTAGCTTTGGCGTTAGACTTTTTAGGCATTGCCTTATCAGAATTAGGAAGTATTTCAGAACGCAGAACCTATCAGCTCATTTCGGGCTTGCGCAATTTACCTCCGTTTTTAGTAAACAATCCCGGGTTAAATTCAGGTTTTATGATACCACAATACACCGCCGCAAGCATTGTGAGCCAAAACAAGCAATTGGCAACTCCGGCAAGTATCGACAGTATTGTGTCGAGCAACGGACAAGAAGATCACGTGAGTATGGGTGCCAATGCTGCCACTAAAACCCTGAAAATTGTTGAAAATTTAGAACGAATTTTAGCAATCGAGTTGTTCAATGCCACACAAGCACTGGAATTTAGAAGACCAAGAAAATCGAGCGATTTTATAGAAAATTTTGTTTCAGAATACCGAAAAGTGGTTCCAACGGTTCAAAATGACCGCATTTTGCACTACGATATTCAAAAAAGCATACAGTTTTTAAACAATTATAACTTCAACTAA
- the efp gene encoding elongation factor P, whose protein sequence is MASTSDIRNGLCIKYNNDIFKIVEFLHVKPGKGPAFVRTKMKSLTSGKTLDNTFSAGHKIDVVRVETHTFQYLYNEGNDYHFMNNETFEQITLEKNILDAPELLKEGTNVMVQINTETEAPLSVDMPASIVLEVTYTEPGVKGNTATNATKPATVETGAQVNVPLFINEGDKIKIDTASGSYIERIKE, encoded by the coding sequence ATGGCAAGTACATCAGATATAAGAAATGGTTTATGTATTAAGTACAACAACGATATTTTTAAAATTGTAGAATTTCTACATGTAAAACCAGGAAAAGGACCTGCATTTGTTCGTACCAAAATGAAAAGTTTAACATCGGGAAAAACATTAGACAACACTTTTTCTGCAGGTCACAAAATTGATGTGGTACGCGTGGAAACACACACTTTTCAGTATTTATACAATGAAGGAAATGATTACCATTTCATGAACAATGAAACATTTGAGCAAATTACATTAGAAAAAAACATTCTAGATGCACCTGAATTGTTAAAAGAAGGAACAAATGTAATGGTTCAAATCAATACCGAAACCGAAGCACCTTTGTCTGTTGATATGCCTGCTTCTATTGTTTTAGAAGTAACCTACACCGAACCAGGCGTAAAAGGAAACACAGCAACAAACGCAACAAAACCTGCAACGGTTGAAACAGGTGCACAAGTAAATGTGCCGTTGTTTATTAATGAAGGTGATAAAATTAAAATCGATACTGCTTCTGGAAGTTATATCGAACGTATTAAAGAATAA
- the lpxD gene encoding UDP-3-O-(3-hydroxymyristoyl)glucosamine N-acyltransferase: protein MKITAEQIAEVLNGTVVGDSTVEVFKLAKIEEGEQGAITFLSNAKYNNYLYTTKASIVIVNKTFQPLQPVKATMIQVEDSYKAFTKILEYANQIKLMKSGIEQPSVISEGVSYGTDLYLGSFSYIGKNTKIGDNVKIYPNSFVGDNVVIGDDTILFAGARIYSETIIGKKCVIHSGTIIGSDGFGFAPNTDGTYDKIPQIGNVVIEDHVEIGSCTTIDRATLGSTIIRKGVKLDNQIQIAHNVEVGEHTVIASQTGVAGSTKIGKNCIIGGQVGIVGHITIGDNVRIQAQSGVGKSIKDGEIIQGSPAMAYNDFSKSYVYFRKLPNIVKDVEELKKIKDKENLS from the coding sequence ATGAAGATTACAGCAGAACAAATTGCCGAAGTTTTAAACGGAACCGTTGTGGGCGATTCTACGGTTGAGGTTTTTAAGTTGGCCAAAATCGAAGAAGGCGAACAAGGGGCTATTACCTTTTTGTCAAATGCTAAGTATAACAATTATCTCTATACCACCAAAGCGTCTATCGTAATTGTAAACAAAACATTTCAGCCGTTGCAACCCGTAAAGGCTACAATGATTCAGGTAGAAGATTCATACAAAGCATTCACAAAGATTTTAGAATATGCCAATCAAATAAAATTGATGAAATCGGGTATTGAACAACCTTCTGTGATTTCCGAAGGTGTATCTTATGGAACCGATTTGTATTTGGGCAGTTTTTCGTATATTGGCAAAAACACGAAAATAGGTGACAATGTTAAAATTTATCCCAATTCATTCGTAGGAGACAATGTAGTAATTGGTGATGATACGATACTTTTTGCCGGAGCACGCATTTATTCGGAAACAATTATCGGTAAAAAATGTGTCATCCATTCAGGAACAATTATTGGTTCAGATGGTTTTGGTTTCGCACCAAACACCGATGGAACTTATGATAAAATTCCGCAAATAGGAAATGTGGTGATTGAAGATCATGTAGAGATAGGTTCATGTACCACCATAGACCGTGCTACATTAGGATCAACCATTATAAGAAAAGGTGTGAAATTAGATAATCAAATTCAAATAGCACACAATGTAGAAGTAGGCGAGCACACCGTGATTGCATCGCAAACAGGCGTGGCAGGTTCTACAAAAATTGGTAAAAATTGCATTATTGGCGGTCAAGTGGGAATCGTTGGGCACATTACCATTGGCGATAATGTTCGAATTCAGGCACAATCTGGCGTAGGAAAAAGCATCAAAGACGGCGAAATTATTCAAGGATCTCCCGCAATGGCTTATAACGATTTTTCTAAATCGTATGTATATTTCAGAAAACTGCCGAATATAGTGAAAGATGTAGAAGAATTAAAAAAAATAAAAGATAAAGAAAATTTAAGTTAA
- a CDS encoding metal-dependent hydrolase has product MDSFTQIVLGVSVAHVALNKSVSTKKIFLLGAIVATLPDLDIYIAKIFNDPLTEIEIHRGFSHSILFFLMLSVLLTFLIKRWFQETSVKQLYSTVFLILLTHSLLDVFTTWGTQLFWPVSNKIALKSVFVVDLFYTLPLLIAVSFGLKKKKTAITYAGLGLSTLYLIWGLSVQQMVKSRVEGQFYKQFPSKTVQTTIKPTFSNSFLWNVIIQDTNGFYISDYAIFDSKEMKFQYFPQNKKLINHLNDKNINRLKELSENQYIITENKNGLVFNDLRFGLLKNTNSETQFAFSYQLIPTKNGYAVKELPKDKRDGMQLLKNIWNRIFNR; this is encoded by the coding sequence ATGGATTCATTTACCCAGATTGTTTTAGGAGTAAGCGTTGCACATGTAGCTTTAAATAAAAGTGTAAGCACCAAAAAGATATTTTTATTGGGTGCAATCGTTGCTACTTTGCCTGATTTGGACATTTACATTGCTAAGATTTTTAATGATCCGCTTACCGAAATCGAAATCCATCGGGGATTTTCCCATTCCATTTTGTTCTTTTTAATGTTAAGCGTGCTCCTAACTTTTCTAATTAAACGCTGGTTTCAAGAAACTTCGGTAAAACAACTATATTCAACCGTATTTTTAATTTTGCTTACGCATTCATTATTGGATGTTTTTACCACTTGGGGCACTCAACTTTTTTGGCCTGTTTCAAATAAAATAGCCTTAAAATCAGTTTTTGTAGTCGATTTGTTTTACACCCTACCATTATTAATAGCTGTTTCTTTTGGTTTGAAGAAGAAGAAAACAGCAATAACATACGCAGGTTTAGGTTTAAGCACCTTGTATTTAATTTGGGGATTGAGTGTTCAACAAATGGTAAAAAGTAGGGTGGAAGGTCAGTTTTATAAACAATTTCCCTCTAAAACCGTTCAAACAACCATAAAACCCACTTTTTCAAACAGTTTTTTGTGGAATGTAATTATTCAAGATACCAATGGTTTTTATATTTCAGATTATGCTATTTTTGATTCAAAAGAAATGAAATTTCAATATTTTCCTCAAAACAAAAAATTAATCAATCATTTGAATGATAAGAACATCAATCGATTAAAAGAACTATCCGAAAATCAATACATTATAACAGAAAATAAAAACGGATTGGTTTTCAACGATTTGCGTTTTGGATTATTGAAGAATACCAATAGCGAAACACAATTTGCTTTTTCCTATCAGTTAATTCCTACAAAAAATGGATATGCTGTGAAAGAACTTCCAAAAGATAAACGCGACGGCATGCAACTTTTAAAAAATATATGGAATCGAATTTTTAATAGGTGA
- a CDS encoding Lrp/AsnC family transcriptional regulator, which yields MSKFRLDEIDHQILDMLIDNTRVPFTDIAKKLLISAGTVHVRVKKMEDAGIIQGSSLTLDYEKLGYSFIAYVGIFLHNTSQTKFVLERINEIPFVTVAHVTTGKFNIFCKIRAKNTRHAKEVIFMIDDIEGVYRTESMISLEESINDKKRLMHTIFKDM from the coding sequence ATGAGTAAGTTTCGATTAGATGAAATTGATCACCAGATATTAGATATGTTGATTGATAACACAAGGGTGCCTTTTACAGACATTGCAAAAAAATTGTTAATATCTGCAGGAACAGTCCATGTGCGCGTTAAAAAAATGGAAGATGCAGGTATTATCCAAGGTTCTTCTTTAACGTTAGATTACGAAAAATTAGGATATTCATTTATAGCTTATGTAGGAATTTTCTTACACAATACCTCACAAACAAAATTTGTTTTAGAGCGTATCAATGAAATTCCATTTGTAACGGTAGCACACGTTACTACAGGTAAATTCAACATTTTCTGTAAAATTCGTGCAAAAAACACTCGTCATGCGAAAGAAGTAATTTTTATGATCGACGATATTGAAGGGGTTTACAGAACCGAGTCGATGATTTCTTTAGAAGAAAGCATTAACGATAAAAAACGCTTAATGCACACGATTTTTAAAGATATGTAA
- a CDS encoding M14 family zinc carboxypeptidase, whose translation MQFLKQAEINQRYFTNFHLEKVFQQLDAFIFKISISGKSVQQKNIYRVDFGTGDFKILLWSQMHGNETTTTRAIVDFLHYVSEGKNTHWLENFSFTFIPILNPDGAEAFTRVNANAVDLNRDSVNLSQPESQLLRAVFNETQPNLALNMHDQRTIFSAGNTSNAATLSFLAPAYNEERSINHTRKFAMQLIAAMHQSLKKSVPEHIGRFDDGFNINCIGDLFTHLNTPTILFEAGFYPNDYQRLVAKKMVFDSLITLLNSLLSEDYKNFSIEQYMEIPENQKNFVDLLIENFATENPDYAAFSKLPIVFKEHIEKGELLLKPEVDFESAPAYQFAHNIVNVTNKVVNSSKDLENALKNVMIS comes from the coding sequence ATGCAATTCCTAAAACAAGCCGAAATCAATCAGCGATATTTTACAAATTTTCACTTAGAAAAAGTCTTTCAGCAATTGGATGCATTCATTTTCAAAATTTCAATTTCAGGGAAAAGTGTGCAACAAAAAAATATTTACAGAGTTGATTTTGGTACGGGTGATTTTAAGATTTTGCTTTGGTCTCAAATGCATGGAAACGAAACAACGACTACTCGGGCAATTGTTGATTTTTTGCACTATGTGAGTGAAGGAAAAAATACGCATTGGTTAGAAAATTTTTCTTTTACATTTATCCCGATTTTAAATCCTGATGGAGCAGAAGCCTTTACTCGTGTAAATGCCAATGCGGTTGATTTAAATAGAGATTCGGTAAACCTTTCACAGCCAGAGTCGCAATTGTTGCGTGCTGTTTTTAATGAAACGCAACCAAATTTAGCATTGAATATGCATGATCAACGCACTATTTTTTCTGCGGGAAACACTTCAAATGCTGCTACGCTTTCTTTTTTAGCTCCTGCATACAACGAAGAGCGCAGCATCAACCATACCCGAAAATTTGCTATGCAGTTAATCGCTGCTATGCATCAATCATTAAAAAAGTCGGTTCCGGAACATATTGGCCGGTTCGATGATGGCTTCAATATTAATTGTATTGGTGATTTATTTACCCATTTAAACACACCTACTATTTTGTTTGAAGCTGGGTTTTATCCCAATGATTACCAACGTTTGGTTGCCAAAAAAATGGTGTTTGATAGCTTAATTACCTTATTGAATTCCTTATTGTCTGAAGATTATAAGAATTTTTCGATCGAACAATATATGGAAATACCTGAAAATCAGAAGAATTTTGTCGATCTATTGATTGAAAATTTTGCTACCGAAAACCCCGATTATGCTGCCTTTTCAAAGCTTCCTATTGTTTTTAAAGAACATATAGAGAAGGGTGAATTGTTGTTAAAACCCGAAGTAGATTTTGAGTCGGCGCCTGCCTATCAATTTGCACACAACATTGTAAATGTTACTAACAAAGTAGTAAATAGTTCAAAAGACCTTGAAAATGCTCTAAAAAATGTGATGATTTCTTAG
- a CDS encoding bifunctional UDP-3-O-[3-hydroxymyristoyl] N-acetylglucosamine deacetylase/3-hydroxyacyl-ACP dehydratase: MVKQKTIAHEVTINGVGLHTGQQVVMTLKPAPVNNGFTFVRVDLPGNPVIEADANFVVSTERGTNLEHKGVQLHTTEHVLAAFIGCDLDNVIIELNASEPPIMDGSSKFFVEAVEKAGIVEQDAERNEYIVKEVISYVDERTGSEIIVMPADEYQVTAMVDFGTKVLGTQNATLKSMSDFKEEISEARTFSFLHEIETLLAHGLIKGGDLNNAIVYVDKEISNETLERLKVAFGKEDIAVKPNGILDNLTLHYPNEAARHKLLDVVGDLALIGTRIRGKVIANKPGHFVNTQFAKKMAKIIKTERRNQVPVFDLNKEPLMDITKIMAMLPHRFPMLLVDRILELSDSHVVGMKNVTMNEEFFQGHFPGAPVMPGVLIIEAMAQTGGILALSTVEDPENYLTYFMKIDNVRFKQQVLPGDTLIFKLDLISPIRRGICHMQAVAYANGKIVTEAELMAQIVKAK, encoded by the coding sequence ATGGTTAAACAAAAAACCATCGCCCACGAAGTAACCATTAACGGAGTAGGCTTGCATACCGGACAACAAGTTGTAATGACTTTAAAACCAGCACCTGTGAACAATGGCTTTACTTTTGTTCGAGTAGATTTACCAGGCAATCCGGTGATCGAAGCAGATGCTAATTTTGTGGTTTCTACAGAACGCGGTACTAATTTAGAGCACAAAGGCGTTCAATTGCACACCACAGAGCATGTTTTAGCAGCCTTTATTGGTTGCGATTTAGACAATGTTATTATCGAGCTAAACGCTTCAGAACCACCAATAATGGACGGTTCTTCTAAATTTTTTGTTGAAGCTGTAGAAAAAGCCGGAATTGTAGAACAAGATGCAGAACGCAACGAATACATTGTTAAAGAAGTGATTTCGTATGTGGACGAACGCACTGGTAGTGAAATCATCGTAATGCCTGCAGATGAGTATCAAGTCACCGCTATGGTTGATTTTGGAACCAAAGTATTAGGTACACAAAATGCCACATTAAAAAGTATGAGCGATTTTAAGGAAGAAATTTCAGAAGCAAGAACATTCAGTTTTTTACATGAAATTGAAACCTTGTTGGCTCACGGATTGATAAAAGGGGGCGATTTGAACAATGCCATTGTATATGTAGATAAAGAAATTTCAAACGAAACCTTAGAGCGTTTAAAAGTGGCTTTTGGCAAAGAGGATATCGCTGTTAAACCAAACGGAATTTTAGACAACCTAACGCTTCATTATCCAAACGAAGCCGCACGGCATAAGTTGTTAGACGTGGTTGGTGATTTAGCTTTGATAGGCACCCGTATCCGCGGAAAAGTTATTGCAAACAAACCCGGACATTTCGTAAACACGCAATTTGCCAAAAAAATGGCAAAAATCATTAAAACCGAACGCAGAAATCAAGTACCCGTTTTTGATTTGAACAAAGAACCATTAATGGATATTACGAAAATCATGGCAATGTTGCCTCACAGATTTCCAATGCTTTTGGTAGATCGTATTCTAGAATTGTCTGATTCGCACGTTGTGGGAATGAAAAACGTAACCATGAACGAAGAATTCTTTCAAGGACATTTTCCCGGAGCACCCGTAATGCCAGGTGTTTTAATTATCGAAGCAATGGCGCAAACAGGCGGAATTTTAGCCTTAAGCACCGTAGAAGATCCTGAAAATTATTTAACCTATTTCATGAAGATAGACAATGTTCGCTTTAAACAACAAGTGTTGCCAGGCGATACATTAATCTTTAAGTTAGATTTAATAAGCCCTATTCGCAGAGGTATTTGCCACATGCAAGCAGTTGCTTACGCAAACGGTAAAATTGTAACCGAAGCCGAATTAATGGCACAAATAGTAAAAGCAAAGTAG
- the lpxA gene encoding acyl-ACP--UDP-N-acetylglucosamine O-acyltransferase — MNQPLAYVHPGAKIAKNVVIEPFTTIHNNVEIGEGTWIGSNVTIMEGARIGKNCRIFPGAVISAEPQDLKFDGEDTTAEIGDNTTIRECVTINRGTKDRYRTVIGKNCLIQAYSHVAHDCIVGDNCIFSNSSTLAGHVTVGDYVVLAGMVAVHQFCTIGSHSFITGGTLVRKDVPPYIKAAREPISYVGINSVGLRRRGFDSDKIREIQNIYRVLYQKNYNNSQAIELIETEMEATPERDEIIQFVRNSSRGIMKGYTGVY, encoded by the coding sequence ATGAATCAACCATTAGCATACGTTCATCCCGGAGCAAAAATTGCTAAAAATGTGGTAATAGAACCCTTTACAACCATTCACAATAATGTGGAAATAGGCGAGGGGACTTGGATAGGGTCGAATGTTACCATTATGGAAGGCGCACGAATCGGAAAAAACTGTCGTATTTTTCCAGGCGCTGTAATATCGGCTGAACCACAAGATTTAAAATTTGACGGAGAAGACACTACTGCCGAAATTGGTGATAACACAACCATACGCGAATGCGTTACCATTAACCGCGGAACAAAAGACCGTTACCGAACCGTTATTGGTAAAAACTGCTTAATTCAGGCATACAGCCACGTGGCACATGATTGCATTGTGGGCGATAATTGCATCTTTTCAAACTCAAGCACATTAGCGGGGCATGTTACTGTTGGCGATTATGTGGTTCTTGCAGGAATGGTTGCCGTGCATCAATTTTGTACGATAGGTTCGCATTCTTTTATAACCGGTGGTACCTTGGTTCGCAAAGATGTTCCGCCGTATATCAAAGCAGCTCGTGAACCCATTTCATATGTTGGAATCAATTCCGTGGGCTTGCGCCGCAGAGGGTTCGATTCAGATAAAATAAGAGAAATACAAAACATTTACCGAGTGTTGTATCAAAAGAATTATAACAATTCACAGGCAATAGAGCTTATTGAAACAGAAATGGAAGCAACACCAGAACGCGATGAAATCATACAATTTGTTCGAAATTCATCTCGCGGAATTATGAAAGGTTACACAGGAGTATATTAA
- the yaaA gene encoding peroxide stress protein YaaA: MKIIISPAKSLDFETELPTQNFTKPAFIKQSKEVHKVLKTLKPAELSNLMAISAALADLNWQRNKARKYKLTELNHTVRQAVFAFNGDVYTGLNAYTLKEDEIDYLQKHLNILSGLYGLLKPLDLIEAYRLEMGIKLPIADKKDLHDFWKDTVTTALNKGYKKGDVLVNLASNEYFGAVDKKTLKAKIITPEFKDYKDGKLKMISFFAKKARGLMVRYMAENNITNVEDIKQFNEEGYVFDANLSTDTKWVFTR, translated from the coding sequence ATGAAAATAATCATATCACCAGCAAAATCTTTAGACTTTGAAACCGAATTACCTACGCAAAACTTTACTAAGCCTGCATTTATCAAGCAAAGTAAAGAGGTGCATAAAGTTTTAAAAACCTTAAAACCGGCAGAATTAAGCAATTTGATGGCTATTTCTGCTGCGTTGGCAGATTTAAATTGGCAACGAAATAAAGCAAGAAAATATAAGTTGACGGAACTAAACCATACAGTTCGCCAGGCAGTTTTTGCTTTCAACGGCGATGTTTATACAGGGTTGAATGCTTACACATTAAAGGAAGACGAAATAGACTATTTGCAAAAACACCTTAACATACTTTCAGGTTTGTATGGTTTGCTCAAACCTTTAGATTTAATAGAAGCTTATCGATTGGAAATGGGGATAAAACTGCCAATTGCCGATAAAAAAGATTTACACGATTTTTGGAAAGATACCGTTACAACAGCTTTAAACAAAGGGTATAAAAAAGGCGATGTGTTGGTAAACTTAGCCAGTAATGAATATTTCGGTGCAGTTGATAAAAAAACACTGAAAGCAAAAATCATTACGCCCGAATTTAAAGATTACAAAGACGGAAAACTAAAAATGATTAGCTTTTTCGCTAAAAAAGCACGTGGGTTGATGGTGCGATACATGGCAGAAAATAATATTACGAATGTTGAAGATATCAAACAGTTCAATGAAGAAGGTTATGTTTTCGATGCAAATTTATCCACCGATACCAAATGGGTTTTTACGAGGTAA
- a CDS encoding HD domain-containing protein, translated as MTSENKLKILNDPIYGFITIPSTLLYDLMQHPYFQRLRRIKQMGLSSLVYPGAEHTRFHHALGCMHMMQKAVQVLRFKNVEISKEEEEALYIAILLHDIGHGPFSHAMEHSIVENIHHEEISLLFMEALNKEFEGMLSLAIQIFKGNYPRKFLIQLISSQMDMDRMDYLKRDSFYSGVAEGNINSERLIQMINVHNDVLVVEEKGVYSVEKFLVARRLMYWQCYLHKTSVGAELLLSKILKRAKQLTLQGIDLQASNALTFFLKNSVSKNNFNTNILNNFALLDDADIYTALKNWQFHEDRVLSYLSSAIVNRKLFQVKLVAKEEMYSKLNTYQHLCKEKLQVETDELDYFVFGDKLKNQAYDLAADPIRIYKKNNEIVDVLEASDQYNLRALSEPVYKYFICYPKGIHKVD; from the coding sequence TTGACATCCGAAAATAAACTAAAAATTTTAAACGACCCTATTTATGGCTTTATAACCATACCATCAACTTTGTTGTACGATTTAATGCAGCATCCATATTTTCAACGTTTGCGTAGAATTAAACAAATGGGGTTGTCGTCTTTAGTTTATCCGGGAGCCGAGCACACCCGTTTTCACCATGCATTGGGTTGTATGCACATGATGCAAAAAGCCGTTCAGGTATTGCGTTTTAAAAATGTAGAAATATCAAAAGAAGAAGAAGAAGCGCTATATATTGCCATTTTATTGCACGATATTGGGCACGGACCCTTTTCCCACGCAATGGAACACAGCATTGTAGAAAATATTCATCACGAAGAAATTTCTTTGCTTTTTATGGAAGCTTTAAATAAAGAATTTGAAGGAATGCTTTCATTGGCAATTCAGATTTTTAAAGGAAATTATCCGCGCAAATTCCTCATTCAGCTCATATCTTCACAGATGGATATGGACCGAATGGATTATCTTAAACGCGATAGTTTTTACAGCGGTGTTGCCGAAGGAAATATCAACTCCGAACGATTGATACAAATGATTAATGTGCATAATGATGTGTTGGTAGTTGAAGAAAAAGGCGTATATTCAGTAGAAAAATTTTTGGTAGCACGCCGTTTAATGTATTGGCAATGCTATTTGCACAAAACAAGCGTTGGTGCAGAACTGTTATTGTCAAAAATACTAAAACGTGCCAAACAACTCACTTTGCAAGGAATTGATTTACAGGCAAGCAATGCACTCACTTTTTTCTTAAAAAATTCCGTTTCAAAAAATAATTTTAACACCAATATTTTAAACAATTTTGCGTTATTAGACGATGCAGACATATACACCGCATTAAAAAACTGGCAATTTCATGAAGATAGGGTTTTGTCGTATTTAAGCAGTGCCATTGTAAACCGAAAATTGTTTCAAGTAAAATTGGTTGCTAAAGAAGAAATGTATTCAAAATTAAACACCTATCAACATTTATGTAAAGAAAAACTTCAAGTAGAAACTGATGAATTAGACTACTTTGTTTTTGGTGATAAATTAAAAAATCAGGCGTATGATTTAGCAGCTGATCCCATAAGAATCTATAAGAAGAATAACGAAATTGTTGATGTTTTAGAAGCATCAGACCAGTATAATTTAAGGGCTTTATCAGAGCCAGTTTATAAATACTTTATATGCTATCCAAAAGGAATACATAAAGTTGATTAA